One stretch of Garciella nitratireducens DSM 15102 DNA includes these proteins:
- a CDS encoding metal-sensing transcriptional repressor, whose amino-acid sequence MNEEQKEALKILKISKGQIEAAIKMMEEDRYCIEVSNQIMATQSLLKKANLLILKQHMNHCVIEAFKHDDEQEKQEKLDEIITILSKIIGK is encoded by the coding sequence ATGAATGAAGAGCAAAAAGAGGCTTTAAAAATTTTAAAAATTTCAAAGGGACAGATTGAAGCAGCCATTAAGATGATGGAAGAAGATAGGTATTGTATAGAGGTATCTAATCAAATTATGGCGACACAATCTTTATTAAAGAAGGCCAATCTTTTGATTTTAAAACAACATATGAATCATTGTGTTATAGAAGCTTTTAAACACGATGATGAACAGGAAAAGCAAGAAAAATTAGATGAAATCATAACAATTTTATCTAAGATTATAGGAAAATAA